The window GTCGTGGGAGTGGAAGAGGAGCTGACGCAGGTCGGCGGGCGTGAGGCGGGCCCGCTCGGCCACCAGGCGGGCGTTCATGGCCCGCCGGTCGAGGCTCTCGGCGGTGCCGGCGATGAACTCAGGCGTGAGGATGCCGGCCAGGATGAGGCCCGCCCCGCCCGGGCTCAGGTCGCCCACCAGGTGGGCCACCAGGTCCTTGACCGTCCACTCGCCGTAGGGCACGTAGCGGTACCAGTCCTCGGGGGAGAGGGAGTCTACTAGGCGCAGCAGATGTCGGTGCGCCTGTCTCAGGTCGCGGATGGCCGCCTGCACCTGGGGAAGGGGCACGCCTCTCCTCCCGTCGCTAGCTATAATACGGGGCCTTCGGGGGGAGGGGAACCCTCCCTCCCCGCCCCCTAGGCCCATGCATATCGCCTCATCTGCCTGAGTGAAAAAGGACACCATTTCTATTAGCGAGACCCTGGGCTTGTCTTGCAAATCACGACCTGCAGCGGGCGGGTGCAGGGCTGAGGGACCAGGGCCGTAGCAAGTGCCATAAGAGGCGCAACAGCAGGCGCAAGGATGACGGCCACGGCCTCCAGGTAGGCCCCCTTCTGGGCCATCTGGGGCAGCACCTCCGGCAGGCGGCCGCCCCACAGCCTCGTCTTCACCGCCCCGCAGACGCCCTCCACCACCCCCCGCAACCGGTAGAGGGAGGGACCTGGGCGCCTCCTGCCCAAGAGCCGCCTCTCGTCCCTCGGCTCTCCCCCTCCCTTGAGGGGGATGTGCTCCCCAAGCCCCCTCTGGGCTGCCAGTTGCCGCAGGGAGATGGCACCTGGGCCGGCATCAGCTAGGAGGTGGCCTTGGGCCCTCGCCCCTGCCAGGGCCAGGAGCCCCAGGCGGACATCCGAGGCGTAGGCAGGGCCCACCGCCACCCCCTCCAGGGCCATAAGCCTCCCTCGCCGGCGATAGCGCACCAGGCAGAGGAGGCGGCTGTGGCCGCGCACCTGCTCAAGCTGGCTTCCCCGCCGCCACCTGAGCCGCTGCCCCTTGCTCCGGTGGGCCAGCCCCGTGCTGGCACGTCACAGCAGCGCCTCCTCCTGGGGGAGCAGGGGCTGGAGCCGCCCCCTGAGCCTCCCCAAGAGGCCCCAAAGCTCCTCCCCCCTATCCCCTTGGCGAAGCGGTGCAGGGACTCCTAGGAGGGGCAGGGCCGGTCAGGGAAGAGCTTCTGGTAAAGCGCCACGGTGTGGCGGTAAGGGGCCTTAAGATAGGCCCGGCAAGGAGGGCCAGCACTTCTCCCAGCCGTAGAGCCAGGGGTGGCCCCGCCGGCGCTGGGGCCCCCGCCCCCTGGCGATGGGCCTCGGCCAGCTCAAGACAGACCAGAAACGCCTGCCGCAGCCTGCCGCTACCTCTCGCCATGGCACACCAAGCCTATCTCCAGCCCTTTTGCAAGAGAAGCCCGCGAGATCCTTGACAAAAGGCCGTCCCCCTGCTATCCTTCAGCCAGTTCGTGAGTGCTGGACGGGGGGTGGGTGATGAGGGGGCTAGCACTCCTGTGTGGGGTCGTGGTGGGGGGCAGCGGTGGCCCTTTCTCCCCTCGGGGAGGGCGGGCCCACCACCGGTGCGGGTGAGTCCATCCGCCTCGAGTGGATGTCAGGCGCAGCGTTCGTCCGCGCGGATCTCTCGGGCTGGTTCTGCCCGTCTGCTGGCCCTAGTAGCAGTCACCAAGGTGCCTGGGACCTTATAGCCGACGATAACGGTGCTGATGGTTGCTCGTGGAGCTGGGTCATAAATGGCCAACGGCCCATATATCTAGATACACGGGGAACCTCTTCGAGCACGGCCCATAACACTGTCGCAGCATTCGGCTACAGGCTACAAGGGGGAACGAGAATTTGCGATATCTACCATTGGAACGTCGTGGAGATCGGTAGCGGCATTTTGCGCGGCAAAATGCGCTACGTGCACGTCGTGTTGCATCCCTCAATGCTGGACGGCGGCGGAGTAAATATCCCGGCATCTCCGAGTGGAAGCCAGCAGTCGGTAGAGGTGGGTGTATTGGCAAACGACCATCAAGATGGTTCAGGCTGTTCGACGGGATGGCATATCCACCAGGACAACTGGCAGCAGGGCCAGTTCAGGCAGCAGAACGGTACCTGTTCAAGTAGCACCACAAGCCAGCGTTGTTTGTTTGGTGCTACTAATACGACCTCAAACCTGCCCGTCGGAACCGTAGCTAACGTATGGGGAACTACCAAGTGGATACACAGGTGGTGCTACACGGAGGGGGTTAGTGGCGAGCCGGGCGGCTGGTGCTAAGGGGAGGCGATAAGTGATGGGCAAGGTGGTATCTCTGTTGGGGGTCCTGGTGCTGGCAGCCCTGGCCTCCTGGCTGCTGGTGCGCATGGCCAGAGGCGGGCCTGAGGAGGCAGCGGGCGAGCCCGCACCGCCGGGCGACGTCGTGGAGCGAGAGCGCCAGGTTCGCCAAGAGGACGCAGCCAAAGCACCTTTCTGGGGTACCCTCGGCCCCTTCCACATCGTCCCGGAGGAACAGCCTTCCGGCTCAGACGAGGAGCAGGCGCGCTGGTTCCAGGACCGGTTCAAGATGCTGTGGGGCCTCGATTGCCAGCAGCCGGTGACCATCCGGAGGGACAGCGCTAGCAACCCCTTCTACATCGTTTTCAATACCTATGGCCCGCCCTACTACACCGTCTGCGCCAACGGCCAGGTGATGTCCTCCGGCGTGGGCGAGGGGTTCGCCCCTGAAGAAGGGTCCGGGGACGCCCTGCCTTTCACCTTCATTCGGCTCGCCATCGCCAAGGTGCCAGTAGCGATAGAGGTTCGCGGTACGCCTCTCGAGCGGCTCCAGGTGCTGAGCGTGCGCGGCAAGGACGTGTTGGTGGAGAAGCCTGTGCCGGGAACGCTGTCTCCCGTGACCCGCTTCTGGATCATTGAGCGCTACCCGGAGCCTGGGCGTCAGGGGGTGCTGTCCCTGTTGGTGGTGGCGGATGAGCCGTCCCAGGCCCTAGCGGTGCTGGAGGAGGTGCTGACGGTGGCGGAGCGGTTCCCACCTAGGTAGCAAGCGCCTCGCCCCGGGCGGCGGCCACCGCCTTGGCTGCCGCCTCCCCCAGGTCCCTGGCCCGCACCACCGGCAGTCCCGATTCGGCCAGGATCCGCTCCCCTGCCTCCACGTTGGTGCCGGCCAGCCGCACCACCACCGGGACGCGAACGTCCATCTCCCGGAAGGCCCGCACCACGCCTTCGGCGATGACGTCCACCCGCGCCATCCCCCCGAAGATGTTGATCAGGATGGCCCGCACCTGCTCGTCGGAGGTGAGGATGCGGAAGGAGTTGACCACCCGCTCCACGTTGTTGACGGTGCCGATGTCCAGGAAGTTGGCCGGCTCCCCGCCCGCCAGCTTGATGGCGTCCATGGTGGCCATGGCCAGCCCGGCGCCGTTTACCACGCAGCCGATGTTGCCCGACAGGCGCACGTAGTTGTTGATGCCCATCTCCTGGGCCTGGACCTCCAGCGGGTCCTCCTCGTGGGGGTCGCGCAGGGCCTGCACGTCGGGGTGGCGGAAGAGGGCGTTGTCGTCGAAGTTCACCTTGGCATCGGCCGCCAGCAGCCGCCCGTCATCCGTCACCACCAGGGGGTTGACCTCGACCAGCGAGCAGTCCTTGTCCATGAACAGGCGGTAGAGGCCGCCCATGGCCTGCACCCCCTGCTTCAGCAGGTCGCCCGTGAGGCCGATGGCCATGCCCAGCTCACGGCCCATGAAGGGCTGGAAGCCGATGGCCGGGTCCACCGGCAGACGGTGGATGCGCTCCGGCGAGGTGGCTGCCACCTCCTCGATGTCCACCCCACCGGCATCGGAGGCCATCAGTACCGGCATGCCTAGGGCGTTCTCAATGACCACCGCCAGGTAAAGCTCACGGGCGGGCCGGACCGCTTCCTCCACCAGCACCGATCGGACCAGCCGCCCCTCGGGACCCGTCTGGTGGGTGACCAGGACGCGTCCCAGTATCTGCGCGGCTGCCTGCCGTGCCTCCTCGGGGGTAGCGGCGAGCTTGATGCCTCCCGCCTTGCCGCGGCCGCCAGCATGGATCTGGGCCTTCACGGCCACCGGCACCCCCAGCTCGCGGGCGATGTCCTCCGCCTCTTCGGGCGAGCGGGCTACTCGGCCCCTGGGGACGGGCACTCCGTAGTCCTGCAGCAGCTGCTTGGCCTGGAACTCGTGGACCTTCAACCTCGACCTCCGGGGCAGTGGTGGCGGCTGGGCGCCGCGCACCAATACCATAGCACACGGCCGCCCTTGACAGAACGCCGATTCCGTCCCGGGCCATCACAGTCGCACGCATGGCGAAGGGGCTGTGTTATGGAGAAGCGCCTCTGGCAGGGCGGGCTGTGACTTTACGGGCTGCCCCGTTGCCAGCGCATGGTTACGGCGGCCAGGGCTGTCACGGCCGCCGCTATGAGCAGCAGCACGATGGTTATGCCGGGCGGCCCCCCCAGCTGCCCCAGCAGGTCCGTGAGGCCGCCGATGAACAGAACAGGCATCAGGGCCAGGGAGTTGGCCAGCACCGCCTGCACGGCGAATATGCGCCCCCGCATATGCGGCGGCGCCCTCTCGTGCAGCACGGTTTGGGCAGGGGCATTGAGGAGAGCGTAGCTGAAGCCCAGAGGCCCTGCCAGGGCCATGGTTATGGTCTGCAGGAGCGACAGCCCCAGCAGGTTCTCCGGGTTGAGGGGGCCCGAGGCGCGGTCCATGAAGGAGGCCAGGGGCTGCACCAGGGCCAGCCCCACCAGGCAGAGACCGATGCCAGCCAGACCCAGGGGGACCAGCCGCTGCCTGCCCAGGCGCACTGCCAGCCAGGGCAGCACCCGCAGCCCCAGCAGCGCCCCCAGACCCGTAGGGGCGAAGACGAAGGCGGCGTTGTCGGGGGCGATGCCCAGGATATCGTTCATGTAGCGGGGGATGAGGGTGGCGAAGAGCAGCACTAAGGTGTTGCCCGCCACCAGATGGGCCATAGCCAGGGCTGCCTGCCGGTCGCTGCGCAGGGCTGCCAGGGCGCTCAACAGCTCCCGCGGCATCGCTGTGCGCACCGGGGCCTGCCCTATCGCAGACCCTTCCGGTGGCAGCAGCAGCGAGACCGCGGCCGCGGCGGCGAACATGGCAGCGCCGGTGGCGAACATGATCTCCTCGCCGGCGCCTCCGGCCAGCTTCAGCACCAGGGGCGCCAGGAG of the Dehalococcoidia bacterium genome contains:
- the sucC gene encoding ADP-forming succinate--CoA ligase subunit beta; amino-acid sequence: MKVHEFQAKQLLQDYGVPVPRGRVARSPEEAEDIARELGVPVAVKAQIHAGGRGKAGGIKLAATPEEARQAAAQILGRVLVTHQTGPEGRLVRSVLVEEAVRPARELYLAVVIENALGMPVLMASDAGGVDIEEVAATSPERIHRLPVDPAIGFQPFMGRELGMAIGLTGDLLKQGVQAMGGLYRLFMDKDCSLVEVNPLVVTDDGRLLAADAKVNFDDNALFRHPDVQALRDPHEEDPLEVQAQEMGINNYVRLSGNIGCVVNGAGLAMATMDAIKLAGGEPANFLDIGTVNNVERVVNSFRILTSDEQVRAILINIFGGMARVDVIAEGVVRAFREMDVRVPVVVRLAGTNVEAGERILAESGLPVVRARDLGEAAAKAVAAARGEALAT
- a CDS encoding MFS transporter: MIIGKAPGRPAAPPAASLLFHRRFLPLWLGQGLSQVAYSALLFTLLIVVLKATGSSTQTSLLVLAFIAPTLLVGPLAGVMLDRWPKARVMALSNAVRALACVGLVFAHQWVGAIYLLGLLFSAASLLFNPALVALLPALVPRDRLVDANSLYNLTVTGGQLVGMVLLAPLVLKLAGGAGEEIMFATGAAMFAAAAAVSLLLPPEGSAIGQAPVRTAMPRELLSALAALRSDRQAALAMAHLVAGNTLVLLFATLIPRYMNDILGIAPDNAAFVFAPTGLGALLGLRVLPWLAVRLGRQRLVPLGLAGIGLCLVGLALVQPLASFMDRASGPLNPENLLGLSLLQTITMALAGPLGFSYALLNAPAQTVLHERAPPHMRGRIFAVQAVLANSLALMPVLFIGGLTDLLGQLGGPPGITIVLLLIAAAVTALAAVTMRWQRGSP